A genome region from Gemmatimonadota bacterium includes the following:
- the wecB gene encoding UDP-N-acetylglucosamine 2-epimerase (non-hydrolyzing): MSRRVGDRHTPRELSAIGHGGKYRVCVIVGTRPEAIKMAPVILELAQHRQVVETVVVTTAQHREMLSQALDAFGIKPHVDLGLMSTKQALADFTARAMLALSSCFSELRPDVVLVQGDTTTVLCAALAAHYLGIPVGHVEAGLRSGNLRNPFPEELNRRLASVVADLHFAPTETARENLRREGVPDERIFVTGNTIVDALRRMPRKASFDDSRLNDLPWEKRRFVLCTVHRRENLGEPLANICRALGELATMHTDTHFVFPVHLNPHVRDVVFDELSGMPRVELLDPLGYADLLELLRRSEFAMTDSGGIQEECPSLGKPVLILRKNTERPEVVDAGFGRVVGTDTLAIVDAATLLLDDYREIEAMTSGENPFGDGMAAQRIVQTLMRRAPKHAGGLPVQEGPALLPTRRVVEP; the protein is encoded by the coding sequence ATGAGTCGGCGCGTGGGCGATCGGCATACCCCACGCGAGCTGTCGGCCATCGGCCATGGCGGCAAGTATCGCGTCTGCGTGATCGTCGGGACGCGCCCCGAGGCCATCAAGATGGCCCCGGTCATCCTCGAACTCGCGCAGCACCGCCAGGTCGTCGAGACCGTCGTCGTCACCACGGCGCAGCACCGCGAGATGCTCTCGCAGGCGCTCGATGCCTTCGGCATCAAGCCGCACGTGGACCTCGGGCTGATGTCGACCAAGCAAGCGCTGGCGGACTTCACCGCGCGCGCCATGCTCGCGCTGTCGTCGTGCTTCTCCGAACTGCGCCCCGACGTGGTCCTGGTGCAGGGCGATACGACGACGGTGTTGTGCGCTGCGCTCGCCGCGCACTACCTCGGCATTCCTGTCGGGCACGTCGAGGCCGGGCTGCGGTCGGGGAACCTGCGCAACCCATTCCCCGAGGAACTCAACCGCCGGTTGGCGTCGGTGGTCGCCGACCTGCACTTCGCCCCCACCGAGACGGCGCGCGAGAACCTGCGGCGCGAGGGGGTCCCCGACGAGCGCATCTTCGTCACCGGCAACACGATCGTCGACGCGTTGCGGCGCATGCCCCGCAAGGCGTCGTTTGACGATTCACGCCTCAATGATCTCCCGTGGGAGAAGCGGCGCTTCGTCCTGTGCACCGTGCACCGCCGGGAGAACCTGGGAGAGCCGCTGGCCAACATCTGCCGAGCGCTGGGCGAGCTGGCCACCATGCACACCGACACGCATTTCGTCTTTCCCGTGCACCTGAACCCGCACGTGCGCGACGTGGTGTTCGACGAGCTGTCGGGGATGCCTCGCGTCGAGCTGCTGGACCCGTTAGGCTACGCGGACCTGCTGGAGCTGCTGCGCCGCTCGGAGTTCGCGATGACGGATTCGGGGGGGATCCAGGAAGAATGCCCGTCGCTGGGAAAGCCGGTCCTCATTCTCCGCAAGAACACGGAGCGTCCCGAGGTCGTGGACGCGGGCTTCGGTCGTGTGGTGGGGACCGACACGCTGGCGATCGTGGACGCGGCGACGCTCCTGCTCGACGACTACCGCGAGATCGAGGCGATGACGTCCGGGGAGAACCCGTTCGGCGACGGGATGGCGGCGCAGCGCATCGTGCAAACGCTG
- a CDS encoding VOC family protein, translating into MSTNPSYRGRFVWYDLMTSDAAGAQAFYQAVAGWGTEGWGPPESVYTMWTANGKPIGGIGPKTPEGIPPHWMGHIGTPDIEATVALAPTIGGKVLMPPSPIPTVGRFAILQDPSGATFSVFQAEAEAPGHEGPAELGEFSWVELATTDIDAALDFYGKLFGWTLSNDMDMGPLGTYRVFARNDEMMGGMYNIHESMPMPPSWMYYVRVPDLDAAAAKVAELGGTIIQPPMDIPGGRIFMATDPQGAAFAAHWSPM; encoded by the coding sequence ATGTCGACCAACCCGTCGTATCGCGGCCGCTTTGTCTGGTACGATCTCATGACCTCCGACGCCGCGGGCGCCCAGGCCTTCTATCAGGCGGTCGCTGGCTGGGGGACCGAGGGATGGGGGCCACCGGAGTCGGTCTACACGATGTGGACGGCGAACGGGAAGCCGATCGGCGGGATCGGGCCCAAGACACCGGAGGGGATCCCGCCGCACTGGATGGGGCACATCGGGACCCCGGACATCGAGGCCACCGTCGCCCTGGCGCCGACGATCGGCGGAAAGGTGCTGATGCCGCCGAGTCCCATTCCGACGGTCGGCCGGTTTGCGATTCTGCAGGATCCGTCTGGGGCGACCTTCTCGGTCTTTCAGGCAGAGGCCGAGGCGCCGGGCCATGAGGGACCGGCCGAGCTGGGCGAATTTTCATGGGTCGAACTGGCGACGACTGACATCGATGCTGCGCTCGACTTCTATGGAAAGCTCTTCGGGTGGACGCTGAGCAACGACATGGACATGGGCCCCCTCGGCACGTACCGGGTCTTCGCGCGGAACGACGAGATGATGGGGGGGATGTACAACATCCACGAGTCGATGCCGATGCCACCGTCCTGGATGTACTACGTGCGTGTCCCGGACCTCGACGCCGCGGCGGCCAAGGTGGCGGAGCTGGGCGGGACGATCATCCAGCCCCCGATGGACATTCCGGGCGGGCGGATCTTCATGGCGACCGATCCGCAGGGGGCGGCGTTCGCGGCGCACTGGTCGCCGATGTAG
- a CDS encoding cyanophycinase → MSPARVPADLTRGYIIPIGGRIGDSDILTHFVHLCGGRQARIAILPTASSESSTGRDYEKLFLKLGARDAKAVAIERRSDADDEDFLEVLERADGVFLTGGNQLKLSTTLGGTPVAKLLRRRNASGQHVAGTSAGAAFLSEHMIAFGEEGPTPKVGMATLAPGLGLTNRVVIDQHFRQRDRLGRLLMALALNPFAVGLGLDEDTAAFIGPDEVIEIRGSGGITCIDPSRVEYSSADHTDRGQPISLVGVQLHILTHGATYNLHTRKASVESLQPSE, encoded by the coding sequence TTGTCTCCTGCGCGCGTCCCGGCCGACCTCACTCGCGGCTACATCATCCCCATCGGTGGGCGGATCGGCGATTCCGACATCCTCACGCATTTCGTTCACCTCTGCGGTGGGCGTCAGGCGCGAATCGCGATCCTCCCCACGGCGTCGTCCGAGTCGTCCACCGGACGCGACTACGAGAAGCTCTTCCTCAAGCTCGGCGCCCGCGACGCCAAGGCCGTCGCCATCGAACGGCGGAGCGATGCCGACGACGAGGATTTCCTCGAGGTGCTCGAGCGCGCCGACGGCGTCTTTCTCACCGGCGGCAACCAGCTCAAGCTCTCGACCACCCTGGGCGGTACTCCGGTCGCCAAGCTGCTCCGGCGGCGCAACGCCTCCGGACAGCACGTCGCGGGGACGTCGGCTGGCGCCGCCTTTCTCTCCGAGCACATGATCGCCTTCGGCGAGGAAGGACCGACCCCGAAGGTCGGGATGGCGACGCTGGCCCCCGGGCTCGGCCTCACCAATCGCGTCGTGATCGACCAGCACTTCCGGCAGCGCGACCGCCTCGGGCGCCTCCTGATGGCGCTCGCGCTCAACCCGTTCGCCGTCGGCCTCGGCCTCGACGAAGACACCGCGGCGTTCATCGGTCCCGACGAGGTGATCGAGATCCGCGGCTCCGGCGGGATCACCTGCATCGACCCCTCGCGCGTGGAATACTCGAGCGCCGACCACACCGACCGCGGGCAGCCGATATCGCTCGTGGGTGTGCAGCTCCACATCCTCACGCACGGCGCCACGTACAACCTCCACACGCGCAAGGCGAGCGTCGAAAGCCTGCAGCCGTCGGAGTAG
- the cphA gene encoding cyanophycin synthetase, with amino-acid sequence MRISDRRTFVGPSIYAHFPVIRLEVDLGDVEHWPTMRLGQGFIDALVERLPGLHEHGCSYGEAGGFIRRMSEDEGTWLGHVLEHVAIELQNIAGEDVTFGKTRSIDDRPGVYDVVFEYEQAEVGNEAADLALALLHSLLPTELRPRDFDAAWNWETARDEYIRYAQRRALGPSTASIVHEAARRGIPWIRLNDFSLIQLGYGKYQKRIQATVTSQTSHIAVELASDKEETNRILSSLGLPVPQQRLVQSEDGAVQAARRIGYPVVVKPYNANHGRGVSIFLQDEESVRTAFQKAKEHSRSVLVESFITGADHRMLVINGELVAASKRMPGHVVGDGVQNIEQLVAEVNADPRRGIGHEKVLTRIEIDHEATRLLDTKSYSRFSVPPAGEVVMLRLTANLSTGGTAADVTDQVHPDNVEMAVRAIKAIGLDVGGVDFLTPDITKSYKDIGGAICEVNAAPGYRMHMAPSEGKPRDVAGKTVDMLFPAGSPSLIPIAAVTGTNGKTTTARMLAHIHKLAGRCVGLTSTDGVYVDGQRTVAGDMTGPVATRMVLSDPSVDVAVLEVARGGLLRAGMGVRHVDVGAVLNVQSDHLGLRGIQTLDELAEVKRIIAEVARDTAVLNADDPRVLRMAAYTEAKSVCYVTMNPQHELVREHIRAGGRAIALEAGINGQMITLYDRGAHIPLLWTHLIPATMEGKATFNVQNAMFAAAMAFSMGVRLEDIRNGLRTFHTTFYQAPGRLNVFDEHPFKVIMDYGHNAAAVDSVCQLVRRLDVKGRRICVVAGPGDRRTEDIVEIGQVAAKGNFDHYICRRDDDLRGRDGDEVPRLIRDTLLAEGIAEDKVSLIADEQEAIEAALQMARPGDLVLLFADALARSWKQVVHFRSAASESVEAVLRSTGEFLAAQAALSAPRTDEDGSTPLPALGDDVVLVRDERGVHIAREQDD; translated from the coding sequence ATGCGCATCTCAGACCGCCGCACCTTCGTCGGCCCCAGCATCTACGCCCACTTCCCGGTCATTCGCCTCGAAGTCGACCTGGGCGACGTCGAGCACTGGCCGACCATGCGACTCGGCCAGGGCTTCATCGACGCCCTCGTCGAGCGCCTCCCGGGGCTGCACGAGCATGGGTGCAGCTACGGCGAAGCGGGGGGGTTCATCCGGCGCATGTCCGAGGATGAGGGGACGTGGCTCGGTCACGTGCTCGAGCACGTCGCCATCGAGCTGCAGAACATCGCCGGCGAGGACGTCACCTTCGGGAAGACGCGCTCCATCGACGACCGCCCCGGCGTCTATGACGTCGTCTTCGAATACGAGCAGGCTGAGGTGGGGAACGAGGCCGCCGACCTGGCGCTGGCACTGCTGCACTCGTTGCTCCCGACGGAGTTGCGCCCGCGGGACTTCGACGCAGCGTGGAACTGGGAGACGGCGCGCGACGAGTACATCCGCTACGCGCAGCGCCGCGCGTTAGGCCCCTCCACCGCGTCCATCGTGCATGAGGCCGCACGCCGCGGCATCCCGTGGATCCGCCTCAACGACTTCTCCCTCATCCAGCTCGGCTACGGGAAGTACCAGAAGCGCATCCAGGCCACCGTCACGTCGCAGACGTCGCACATTGCCGTCGAGCTGGCCTCGGACAAGGAGGAGACCAACCGCATCCTCTCCTCGTTAGGATTGCCGGTGCCGCAGCAGCGCCTGGTGCAGAGTGAGGACGGCGCCGTGCAGGCCGCACGCCGCATCGGCTATCCGGTGGTGGTCAAGCCCTACAACGCCAACCACGGGCGCGGCGTCTCGATCTTCCTGCAGGACGAGGAGTCGGTGCGCACCGCCTTCCAGAAGGCCAAGGAACACTCGCGCTCCGTCCTGGTCGAGTCGTTCATCACCGGCGCCGACCATCGCATGCTGGTGATCAACGGCGAGCTCGTGGCCGCCTCGAAGCGCATGCCCGGACACGTGGTGGGCGACGGCGTGCAGAACATCGAGCAGCTGGTGGCCGAGGTGAATGCCGACCCGCGGCGCGGCATCGGGCACGAAAAGGTGCTCACGCGCATCGAGATCGACCACGAGGCCACGCGCCTGCTCGACACCAAGTCGTACTCCCGCTTCTCGGTCCCGCCAGCCGGCGAGGTGGTGATGTTGCGCCTGACGGCCAACCTCTCCACCGGCGGCACCGCCGCTGACGTCACCGACCAGGTGCACCCCGACAACGTCGAGATGGCAGTGCGGGCGATCAAGGCGATCGGGCTCGACGTCGGCGGCGTCGACTTCCTCACCCCCGACATCACCAAGTCGTACAAGGACATTGGCGGCGCCATCTGCGAGGTCAATGCCGCCCCGGGCTATCGCATGCACATGGCCCCCAGCGAAGGCAAGCCGCGCGACGTGGCCGGCAAGACGGTCGACATGCTCTTCCCCGCCGGCTCGCCCTCGCTCATCCCCATCGCCGCCGTCACCGGGACCAACGGCAAGACGACGACGGCGCGCATGCTCGCCCACATCCACAAACTCGCCGGGCGTTGCGTCGGCCTCACCAGCACCGACGGCGTCTACGTTGACGGGCAGCGCACCGTCGCCGGCGACATGACCGGCCCCGTGGCGACACGCATGGTACTCAGCGACCCCTCGGTCGACGTCGCCGTGCTCGAGGTTGCACGTGGCGGCCTGCTGCGCGCCGGCATGGGGGTGCGCCATGTCGACGTCGGCGCCGTGCTCAACGTGCAGAGCGATCACCTCGGGCTGCGCGGCATCCAGACGCTCGACGAACTCGCCGAGGTCAAGCGCATCATCGCCGAGGTCGCGCGCGACACCGCAGTGCTCAACGCCGACGACCCGCGCGTGTTGCGCATGGCCGCCTACACCGAGGCCAAGTCGGTCTGCTATGTGACGATGAACCCGCAGCACGAACTCGTACGCGAGCACATCCGCGCCGGTGGACGCGCCATCGCGCTCGAGGCGGGGATCAACGGGCAGATGATCACGCTCTACGACCGGGGCGCGCACATCCCGCTGCTCTGGACGCACCTCATCCCCGCCACGATGGAAGGGAAGGCGACGTTCAACGTGCAGAACGCGATGTTCGCCGCGGCGATGGCCTTCTCGATGGGGGTGCGCCTCGAGGACATCCGCAACGGGCTGCGCACCTTCCACACGACCTTCTATCAGGCCCCCGGCCGGCTCAACGTCTTCGATGAGCACCCGTTCAAGGTGATCATGGACTACGGCCACAATGCCGCGGCCGTCGATTCGGTGTGCCAACTCGTCAGGCGGCTCGACGTGAAGGGACGCCGCATCTGCGTGGTGGCCGGCCCCGGCGATCGCCGCACGGAGGACATCGTCGAGATCGGCCAGGTGGCGGCCAAGGGCAACTTCGATCACTACATCTGCCGGCGCGACGACGACCTGCGCGGGCGCGATGGCGACGAGGTGCCGCGCCTGATCCGCGACACCCTCCTGGCCGAGGGGATCGCCGAGGATAAGGTCTCACTCATCGCCGATGAACAGGAGGCGATCGAAGCCGCGCTGCAGATGGCCCGCCCGGGCGACCTGGTCCTGCTCTTCGCCGACGCGCTCGCCCGCAGCTGGAAGCAGGTCGTGCACTTCCGCTCGGCGGCCAGCGAATCCGTCGAGGCCGTGCTGCGCTCGACCGGCGAGTTCCTCGCCGCCCAGGCGGCGCTCAGCGCCCCACGCACCGACGAGGACGGCTCCACGCCGCTCCCCGCACTTGGCGATGACGTGGTGCTCGTGCGCGACGAGCGCGGCGTGCACATCGCGCGCGAGCAGGACGATTGA
- a CDS encoding Mur ligase: MGPNFFSSREGAVLDVRCGDEECAPLLLAWRTEALELATRLGWHDAEAIVRPHPGGAQCFLSAPVDALLTATEVNERAWQAAECVVAGGVAPDRRDAVARLMVHRQHEARPALVALQHEAHARGVTFTYDDECASIGAGAGSARYALTALPLPGRVDWRAVHDIPVALVTGSNGKTTTTRLIAAMLADAGHVTGLTSTDGVWCAGEMLDHGDYSGPVGARLVLRDRRVTAAVLETARGGMLRRGLATDRCNVAVVTQVSADHMGEYGIHDLRTLAEAKLIVARALVPGGRLVLNADDAMLVALAPAVQAPISWFSLDASSRVVAAHRAAGGEGCLVRDGALWAVGPAGEQSLGDIAAMPITLGGAARYNIANALAASAAALALGVAPSSVRDTLQRFGARPEDNPGRLSLLRYRGARLVVDFVHNPDGWYALWHALRHVPATRRVVVVGQAGDRDDGALDEMANAVWSERPDLVILKELPKYRRGRPAFETRERLARALVAAGARVDALRRTDTEGEALQLALAVAREGDLLVLAVHDDYRGAMQWLQQAGAEVVSSLE, from the coding sequence ATGGGCCCCAACTTCTTCTCCTCGCGGGAAGGAGCGGTGCTCGACGTGCGGTGTGGTGACGAGGAGTGCGCCCCGCTGCTGCTGGCGTGGCGCACCGAGGCCCTCGAACTCGCCACGCGCCTGGGGTGGCACGACGCCGAGGCGATCGTGCGCCCGCATCCGGGCGGGGCGCAGTGTTTCCTCTCCGCCCCCGTCGACGCGCTGCTCACCGCGACCGAGGTCAACGAACGGGCGTGGCAGGCGGCCGAGTGCGTGGTCGCGGGCGGTGTCGCCCCCGATCGGCGTGACGCCGTGGCGCGGCTCATGGTGCACCGGCAGCACGAGGCGCGACCGGCGCTGGTCGCCCTGCAGCACGAGGCACACGCGCGCGGCGTGACCTTCACCTACGACGATGAGTGCGCGTCCATCGGGGCCGGGGCGGGGAGCGCGCGCTACGCCCTCACCGCCCTGCCGTTGCCAGGGCGCGTCGATTGGCGCGCGGTCCACGACATCCCCGTCGCCCTCGTCACCGGCTCCAACGGCAAGACGACGACCACGCGTCTCATTGCCGCGATGCTCGCCGACGCCGGCCACGTCACCGGCCTCACCTCCACCGACGGCGTCTGGTGTGCGGGGGAGATGCTGGACCACGGCGACTACTCCGGCCCCGTGGGGGCCCGCCTGGTCCTGCGCGACCGGCGCGTCACCGCGGCGGTGCTGGAAACGGCGCGCGGCGGCATGCTCCGCCGCGGGCTCGCCACCGACAGGTGCAACGTGGCGGTCGTGACGCAGGTGAGCGCCGACCACATGGGAGAATACGGCATCCACGACTTGCGTACGCTCGCCGAAGCCAAGCTCATCGTCGCGCGCGCGCTTGTCCCGGGCGGTCGCCTCGTCCTCAACGCCGACGACGCCATGCTCGTCGCCCTCGCCCCCGCCGTGCAGGCGCCGATCAGCTGGTTCTCGCTCGACGCCTCGAGCCGAGTGGTGGCGGCGCACCGCGCCGCCGGCGGCGAGGGGTGCCTCGTGCGCGACGGCGCCCTCTGGGCGGTTGGTCCTGCCGGTGAGCAGTCGCTCGGCGACATCGCCGCCATGCCGATCACCCTGGGAGGGGCCGCCAGGTACAACATCGCCAACGCCCTTGCGGCCAGCGCGGCCGCCCTGGCGCTGGGGGTGGCACCATCGTCAGTGCGCGACACGTTGCAGCGCTTCGGCGCGCGCCCCGAGGACAATCCGGGGCGACTCTCGCTCCTGCGCTATCGTGGCGCCCGCCTCGTGGTCGACTTCGTGCACAATCCCGATGGATGGTACGCCCTCTGGCACGCGCTCAGGCACGTCCCCGCCACGCGACGCGTGGTGGTGGTGGGGCAGGCGGGGGATCGCGACGACGGTGCGCTGGACGAGATGGCGAACGCCGTGTGGAGCGAGCGTCCCGATCTCGTGATCCTCAAGGAGCTCCCCAAGTACCGCCGCGGGCGCCCCGCCTTCGAAACGCGCGAGCGGCTGGCGCGCGCGCTGGTGGCCGCCGGAGCCCGCGTGGACGCGCTGCGCCGCACCGACACCGAAGGCGAGGCGTTGCAGCTGGCGTTGGCCGTCGCGCGCGAGGGCGACCTCCTCGTGCTCGCGGTGCACGACGACTATCGCGGGGCGATGCAGTGGCTGCAACAGGCGGGCGCCGAGGTGGTCAGCTCGCTCGAATAG
- a CDS encoding DUF885 domain-containing protein — translation MSPHRTARRGTSWLGLLTAGALAATLPACAVLTPRPAVPTPADSALARGVLEEALTDYWRTALTRRYELALANGVRVNLLPDFSQESRKADLRLAQNVSLTLDALDVSALSQEEYLTSLALRWEMDAQAEAVAFYQSDFSLLSPATSPVRNLTEVYRLHPLTAQGDAERYLYFVEAFPFVLERITTGLEERRARGYVAPREMVESAIGFFRSLRALGVEGPWRLAPERMTAFDSVQRRIVTTEISALVTLRIQPALDSFVAYLEGTYRPVAAARPGLWQYPGGKELYRHLLRRYSSLDVPPEEAHRVGLGELRRIDSTMTVLRRGQRWNPSATAFHDSLRRATPVAPSLAAVIDSLEQHLERLEPVLAAQFAVMPASDAVVRAATPAEALLWPDGVYHAANAIDPVGQLLLTERWRAPAVQSVLASAAYRWLIPGRHLEAAMTRGNPSIPGFRRQLETPGYAEGWAQYAASLAGEMGMYARPLDAYGRLLDEGAATAYLVIDTGIHYLGWSTSQARAVLGRYLLAPDATLDSLVVERVINRPGRAGAGALGAREMAAMRAWMQGEQGTNFSARDWHGEVLSLGELPLPIVGSHLEWWLYDTARRRAAAAKAAAEQAAEKAAADKAAAEKAAAEKAKKKPGAR, via the coding sequence GTGTCGCCGCATCGCACGGCCCGGCGTGGTACGTCCTGGCTCGGGCTCCTGACCGCCGGAGCGCTCGCGGCGACGCTGCCGGCGTGTGCGGTCCTCACGCCCCGTCCCGCCGTCCCCACGCCAGCCGACTCTGCCCTCGCGCGCGGCGTATTGGAGGAGGCGCTCACCGACTACTGGCGCACCGCCCTCACGCGACGCTACGAACTGGCACTGGCGAATGGAGTGCGGGTGAATCTCCTCCCGGACTTCTCCCAGGAGAGCCGGAAGGCGGACCTGCGCCTCGCGCAGAACGTGAGCCTCACGCTGGACGCACTCGACGTCTCCGCGCTCTCGCAGGAAGAGTACCTCACGTCGCTGGCATTGCGATGGGAGATGGATGCGCAGGCCGAAGCTGTCGCGTTCTACCAGTCGGACTTCTCGCTCCTCTCGCCGGCGACGTCACCGGTACGCAACCTCACCGAGGTCTACCGACTCCACCCGCTCACCGCCCAGGGAGATGCGGAGCGCTACTTGTACTTCGTCGAGGCCTTCCCGTTCGTCCTCGAGCGCATCACGACGGGGCTCGAGGAGCGGCGCGCGCGTGGTTATGTCGCGCCACGCGAGATGGTCGAGTCGGCGATCGGCTTCTTTCGTTCGCTGCGCGCGCTCGGCGTCGAGGGGCCGTGGCGCCTCGCGCCCGAGCGCATGACGGCCTTCGATTCGGTGCAGCGTCGCATTGTCACGACGGAGATCTCGGCGCTCGTCACGCTGCGCATTCAACCGGCGCTCGACTCCTTCGTGGCGTACCTCGAGGGGACCTACCGCCCCGTCGCTGCCGCACGCCCGGGGCTCTGGCAGTATCCCGGCGGCAAGGAGTTGTATCGCCACCTGCTGCGTCGGTACTCCTCGCTCGATGTGCCGCCCGAAGAGGCGCATCGCGTCGGGCTGGGCGAGCTGCGCCGCATCGACTCCACCATGACCGTGCTGCGGCGCGGTCAGCGCTGGAATCCGAGCGCAACGGCCTTTCACGATTCGTTGCGGCGGGCCACGCCCGTGGCGCCCTCCCTTGCGGCGGTCATCGACAGCCTGGAACAGCACCTCGAGCGACTGGAGCCCGTGCTTGCGGCGCAGTTCGCCGTGATGCCGGCGTCCGATGCCGTGGTGCGTGCGGCCACGCCGGCCGAAGCGTTGCTGTGGCCGGACGGGGTCTACCACGCCGCCAACGCCATCGATCCGGTGGGGCAGTTGCTCCTGACGGAGCGCTGGCGTGCGCCCGCGGTGCAGTCCGTGCTCGCGTCCGCCGCGTATCGGTGGCTCATCCCGGGGCGCCACCTCGAGGCGGCGATGACGCGCGGCAACCCGTCCATTCCGGGGTTCCGGCGCCAATTGGAGACGCCAGGCTACGCCGAGGGCTGGGCGCAGTACGCCGCGTCACTCGCCGGCGAGATGGGGATGTACGCGCGGCCGCTCGACGCCTACGGCCGCCTGCTCGACGAGGGGGCGGCGACGGCCTATCTGGTGATCGACACCGGGATCCACTACCTCGGCTGGTCCACTTCACAGGCGCGGGCCGTCCTGGGGCGCTACCTGCTCGCCCCGGACGCGACACTGGATTCGCTGGTGGTGGAGCGCGTGATCAACCGCCCCGGGCGCGCCGGGGCGGGGGCGCTTGGGGCCCGCGAGATGGCGGCGATGCGCGCCTGGATGCAGGGGGAGCAGGGGACGAACTTTTCCGCGCGCGATTGGCACGGCGAGGTGTTGTCGTTAGGCGAACTCCCCCTGCCGATCGTCGGGAGCCACCTGGAGTGGTGGCTGTACGACACCGCGCGCCGACGGGCCGCGGCGGCCAAGGCGGCGGCTGAGCAGGCCGCGGAAAAGGCCGCCGCCGACAAGGCCGCGGCAGAGAAGGCCGCGGCAGAGAAGGCGAAGAAAAAGCCCGGCGCGCGATAG
- a CDS encoding PQQ-dependent sugar dehydrogenase, which produces MQTRDHEAKAMDVARWGRWVRTRQGFGRFGGVRLAAVLSAALCLVSVAACDVEGGTVCCVPPPNTNQLAVTTVAGGFDTIWEVAWGPDGALWVTERPGIVSRVNPTTGAVTRAGTVAVNEIGEGGLMGLAFHPDFATQPYVYLAHTYQGAGGVRNRVVRLRWNGSALGAAETLLDDLPGSSVHNGARLAVGPDRLLYVTMGDAANTALPQNRTALGGKILRMTLDGAPAPGNALGGYVHSMGHRNPQGLAFAPGGTLYATEHGPSDNDEVNRIEGGRNYGWPDVRGMCDGDAGPNERAFCTANNVAEPLATWTPTIAPAGMVYYDATLIPAWRGSLLFTTLKGAALRRLVLSGDGRSVTSQETLFEGTFGRLRAIAVGADGSVYLGTSNRDGRGTPGAQDDRILRVRPL; this is translated from the coding sequence ATGCAGACTCGAGATCACGAGGCAAAGGCCATGGACGTCGCCCGGTGGGGACGGTGGGTGCGGACACGTCAGGGGTTCGGGCGGTTCGGCGGCGTGCGACTCGCCGCCGTGCTCTCCGCCGCCCTGTGTCTCGTCTCCGTCGCGGCATGCGACGTGGAGGGCGGGACGGTGTGCTGCGTGCCGCCGCCTAACACGAACCAGTTGGCGGTGACGACCGTGGCGGGCGGCTTCGACACGATCTGGGAGGTGGCGTGGGGCCCGGACGGCGCGCTCTGGGTCACCGAGCGCCCTGGCATCGTCTCGCGTGTGAACCCCACGACCGGCGCCGTGACGCGTGCGGGGACGGTGGCGGTCAATGAGATCGGCGAGGGGGGGCTGATGGGGCTCGCCTTCCACCCCGACTTCGCCACGCAGCCGTACGTCTACCTGGCGCACACCTACCAGGGCGCCGGCGGCGTGCGGAACCGCGTCGTGCGCCTACGCTGGAACGGGTCGGCGTTAGGCGCCGCGGAGACGCTGCTCGACGACCTGCCGGGGAGTTCGGTGCACAACGGCGCGCGCCTCGCCGTAGGCCCCGACCGGCTGCTCTACGTCACCATGGGCGACGCCGCCAACACCGCCCTGCCGCAGAATCGCACCGCGCTGGGCGGCAAGATCCTCCGGATGACGCTCGACGGCGCGCCGGCCCCCGGCAATGCCCTGGGCGGGTACGTCCACTCGATGGGGCATCGCAACCCGCAGGGCCTCGCCTTTGCACCTGGCGGCACCCTCTACGCCACCGAGCACGGGCCGAGCGACAACGACGAGGTCAACCGCATCGAGGGCGGACGCAATTACGGCTGGCCCGACGTCCGCGGCATGTGCGACGGCGACGCCGGCCCTAACGAGCGTGCGTTCTGCACCGCGAACAACGTCGCCGAGCCGCTGGCCACCTGGACGCCGACCATTGCCCCTGCCGGCATGGTGTACTACGACGCGACCCTCATCCCCGCCTGGCGCGGCAGCCTCCTCTTCACCACCCTCAAGGGCGCCGCACTCCGGCGCCTCGTGCTCTCGGGTGATGGCCGGAGCGTGACGAGCCAGGAGACGCTGTTCGAGGGGACCTTCGGGCGCCTGCGCGCCATCGCGGTCGGCGCCGATGGCAGCGTGTACCTCGGGACGAGCAATCGCGACGGGCGCGGGACGCCTGGGGCACAGGACGATCGGATCCTGCGCGTGCGACCGCTGTAA